Proteins from a single region of Hordeum vulgare subsp. vulgare chromosome 6H, MorexV3_pseudomolecules_assembly, whole genome shotgun sequence:
- the LOC123404420 gene encoding uncharacterized protein LOC123404420 — MSCASLLLLLCVLLLAALGPFTTAARREPAMAATGDEADGTQAKLAWMEMAPTGGLNEKVTTTKEERRGSDHFRTRKFSSNAKNPFDGGMPFTADYHNVRRHPPSHN; from the exons ATGAGCTGCGCCAGCCTGCTGCTCCTGCTCTGCGTCCTCCTCCTGGCCGCGCTCGGCCCCTTCACCACCGCTGCACGCAGAG AACCAGCAATGGCGGCCACCGGCGACGAAGCAGACGGCACTCAGGCCAAGCTGGCCTGGATGGAAATGGCGCCTACAGGGGGTCTAAACGAGAAGGTGACCACGACGAAGGAGGAGCGTAGAGGCTCTGACCATTTCAGGACCAGAAAGTTCTCTTCGAACGCCAAGAATCCGTTCGACGGCGGGATGCCCTTCACAGCCGATTACCACAACGTACGCAGGCACCCGCCCTCGCACAACTAG
- the LOC123405256 gene encoding elongation factor 1-beta-like: MAPAAKSSVLLDVKPWGDETDMAKLEEAVRGVSMEGLTWGASKLVEVGYGMKKLQIMLAVVNDLVSVDGLIEDHLCAEPIDQYVQSCDIVSFNKICKQFRACFEIPRCVLAMAEKISICPS, encoded by the exons ATGGCGCCAGCAGCAAAGTCGTCGGTTTTGCTTGACGTGAAGCCGTGGGGCGACGAAACCGACATGGCCAAGCTGGAGGAAGCCGTGCGTGGCGTCAGCATGGAAGGCTTGACCTGGGGTGCAT CCAAGCTCGTTGAGGTTGGATACGGGATGAAGAAGCTGCAGATAATGCTGGCCGTCGTCAACGACCTCGTCTCCGTCGACGGCCTTATCGAGGACCACCTCTGCGCTGAGCCGATCGACCAGTACGTTCAGAGCTGCGACATTGTGAGCTTCAACAAAATCTGTAAGCAATTTCGTGCCTGCTTT GAGATTCCTCGTTGCGTGCTAGCGATGGCGGAGAAGATTAGTATATGCCCTAGTTAG